The genomic window TCCCAAACTTATAGTCCCCCTCCGGCCTGAGCTAGGGATGAAGGAATCATTCCTTAAAAAAAAGCGGGCTCCAGGGCTATTGTCCAAATAACTGTTTCAGAACGTCCGCTCCGTCTTGTAAGAGTTGCTGTAATTCCTGTTCATCCCCCTGTAAGACTTTCTCAATCCTCCGCTCCACATTCGCTTTGACCTGCTGCCCAAAGGATTGCGTATCCAACTGCAGTAGCGGTTTCTGAACGGTTCCCATTACCGTAAAAGGCAGCACCAACCTTCCCTGATGCCACGCCACTTTGGCCATCGGAAACCGCTGAATAATCCGGTCGCCGATCGTCCGTGAAACGGCCAGATTGCCTTGCAGATTCAACGATTCATCAAAGGCGAGACTTCCCACCCCTGTCATCGAGAAATCTGGGGCCTCAACGTTCAATTGCCGAATCACCAGTCCCTTGCCTTCCAGTTCCACGTTGGTATCAATCAAAGAAAATTTCGTCGCACCGGTGGATTCCTCCAGAAGGTCCGGTAGCTGAAGGGCATCTTCAATCCCCTGCATGACATCAAATCCAACTAATTGCCCATCCCGAATCATCAATCGGATTGGTCCGGTCATCTTTGACGGCCCGGATGGCGAGTGTGCCGCTCGCGCCACGATCCAATGCAATTCTCCCACACCGGTCAACCGGTGGGAGGAAGACCGTAAGGCCTGCATCATTGATTCAACCGAAAAATTCGTCAAGGTTCCCTGGAACGAGAGCAGGGGAACAGCTGGGGTCCCGTCCCATCTTCCATGCGCCTCAAGATTTCCCCCAAACGCTTGGGCCTTGAGGAACACCAGGTCCACCCTTGGCCCTTGGCTTACGGTTTCAAAACGAATCTGCTCCAGTGAAAACGGGCGTTGCACGGAAAGCACCCAGGGAAAATCTTCTGAGGACAGAGTAGGGGCCTCACCGGATAAAATCAGACGGCCAGGCGTACCTTGACCCGAAAGATGAATGGTCGCCTCACCCGTTTGGAGTTCAACGGTCAACGGATCAATCCTCACTCCTGTGAAAGGTTTCGGTGATTCCTTGGAGATCAGAGATGCCATCAGATGAGCCTGAAGGTCCTTGACGAACACAGGTTTGTCCAACGCTATATTCAGGGGCATGTCATCCGTCGATAGGTCTGAAATCTGCACGTCTAACTCAAGTCTTCCATCCATCACTTGGCCCTGTGCGGTTCCCTCTACCCTGCCTATGCTGCCCGCGAGATCAATCATCGGAAGATCAAAAGTGGATTGAAGGGGACCAAATCGCCCGGTCATCTCCAATGGAAGCTGATTGGGCATCACCATACCCTTCAGGTGCAGGCTCGCCGTCTGACCTAATTGAACGGAATCCGTGACCAACTCCAGTTGCTCAAGGTGGTAGGACCGGAAGGGTTCTTTGGCACGATCCTCATACTGAAGAGTCCCTCCAGTCATGGAGAACCGCTCCACTGCAAACACACCGAATAAGGGCTTGAGAGCATTGGCTGGATTCGAACCCGCCTTCTCAGGCGAATGGAGAGCGGGATCTTTTCCGACAGTGGCCATATTCAATGCCCCATCATGCCTGCGGATGATGTGAACTGTCGGATCCTGAAGACGCACGTGTTCAACCTGAATATGCCTGCGCAGCAGTGGGAGCCATTGAATCTCCACCTCAACCGAAGGAATCGTGACAAACGCCTGAGGACTGAACGCCGGATCATCTCCAATCGTCATGCCCTGCATCCGAACACCCAGTTGAGGAAAAAGCGTTAAACGGACATCCTGAATTTCCACCGGACGATGAAGAGCCTGCTCCAGAACAGGAAGATACCGATCCCGGTACCGATTCAAATCCAGCAAAACCAGAAGGAACAGGATGGCCACAAACACTAGAACAATGATCAGAGCAAGACCTACCATGATTTTTCGTCTCACAGACACATGCTCCCTTTCCAAGCCAGATGATTGAGGATTCTACCATGTCCCATCCCTTGGTTAAGAAATTTTCCTGGGAAGTCGACACCTCAAGGGCTATCAGGTATCTTCAGTGGGCCAACAATCGCACAAAAAGGATATTTTCCCGTGAACACCGTGAGTGAACCAGTTTCCCCTCTCCCGATTCGTCATGTCGTGTTAGTCGATGCCTCAGGATTTATTTTCAGAGCATTTCATGCCATCAAGATTTTGAACAGTCCGAATGGCACTCCCGTCAACGCCGTCTATGGATTCATTACCATGTTGATGAAACTCCTGGACGATATGCAACCGGACCACATCGCCATCATCTTTGACTCCGCACGCAAAACCTTTCGAAACGATTTAGACCCGAATTATAAGGCTAACCGCAGCGAGCCACCTGATGAATTGGTGCCCCAATTTGGTCTCGTCCGTGAGGCGACACGGGCCTTTAATTTTGATTGCATTGAGCTGAACGGGTTCGAGGCCGACGATTTGATCGCCACATACACCAAGGAAGCTCTGGCAGCCGGCGCGGAGGTAACCATTGTCTCGTCGGACAAAGATCTCATGCAGTTGGTCTCGGATCAAGTCAGTATGTTCGATTCCATTAAAAACCGGCGAATCGGGCCCGACCAGGTTCTAGAGAAATTCGGCGTGCCGCCTGAGAAAGTTGTCGACGTGCAGTCATTAGCAGGAGATTCCACGGACAATGTGCCCGGCGTCCCGGGCATCGGCATCAAAACAGCCGCACAACTCATTCAGGAATATGGTGATCTGGACACCCTCCTGGCGCGCGCCTCAGAAATCAAACAGAACAAACGGCGGGAAAGTCTCATTGAGCACGCCGATAAGGCCCGCCTCTCGCGCGAACTGGTTCGACTTCGCTTCGATGTCCCGCTGCCATTTCCGCTTGAACAATTGGAGCGACGCCAGCCGAACATGGAATTATTAGTCAACTTCCTCAATGAACAAGGCTTCAAATCGATTCTGGCTCGCATACAAAGCCGCTCAAAGGGAGAACAGGAAACCGGGATCACGTCTTCTCCAACACCGGCCAGCGATGCACCAGTAACCCAAGATCCCGAAACAAGTCCGCTGCCAACAAAAGCCCAGTACGAGTTAATTCAAACAGTGTCAGCCCTTCAAGGCTGGATAGATGAAGCGACTCGTCGCGGGGTGGTGGCCGTCGACTGCGAAACCACCTCTCTCGATCAAACCAGAGCTGAGTTGGTTGGGTTTTCACTGAGCCTGGAATCCGGCCGGGCCTGTTATGTGCCTGTGGGTCATGTAGCCCCGGGATCCACCTCTCATCAGGATTTACTTTCACACGATAGGTCTGCTGCCTTACCGGAAAGACCGGAACAGATTCCCCTTCAACAGGCCCTCGACATCCTTGGGCCACTGCTGACAGACCCCGGTGTGCTCAAGATCGGACACAATATTAAATACGACATGGTGGTGTTTCGCCGGTATGGCCTCAACATCTCCCCCGTGGACGATACCATGTTGCTTTCATACGTCTTAGAAGGGGGCATGCATGGCCATGGCATGGACGAATTGGCCGAACACTTTTTGGGGCATATGACGATCAAATTTAAGGACGTCACCGGTACCGGAAAGGCTCAGGTCACGTTTGATCAGGTTCCCCTGGAAAAAGCCTTG from Nitrospiraceae bacterium includes these protein-coding regions:
- a CDS encoding AsmA family protein, with translation MRRKIMVGLALIIVLVFVAILFLLVLLDLNRYRDRYLPVLEQALHRPVEIQDVRLTLFPQLGVRMQGMTIGDDPAFSPQAFVTIPSVEVEIQWLPLLRRHIQVEHVRLQDPTVHIIRRHDGALNMATVGKDPALHSPEKAGSNPANALKPLFGVFAVERFSMTGGTLQYEDRAKEPFRSYHLEQLELVTDSVQLGQTASLHLKGMVMPNQLPLEMTGRFGPLQSTFDLPMIDLAGSIGRVEGTAQGQVMDGRLELDVQISDLSTDDMPLNIALDKPVFVKDLQAHLMASLISKESPKPFTGVRIDPLTVELQTGEATIHLSGQGTPGRLILSGEAPTLSSEDFPWVLSVQRPFSLEQIRFETVSQGPRVDLVFLKAQAFGGNLEAHGRWDGTPAVPLLSFQGTLTNFSVESMMQALRSSSHRLTGVGELHWIVARAAHSPSGPSKMTGPIRLMIRDGQLVGFDVMQGIEDALQLPDLLEESTGATKFSLIDTNVELEGKGLVIRQLNVEAPDFSMTGVGSLAFDESLNLQGNLAVSRTIGDRIIQRFPMAKVAWHQGRLVLPFTVMGTVQKPLLQLDTQSFGQQVKANVERRIEKVLQGDEQELQQLLQDGADVLKQLFGQ
- the polA gene encoding DNA polymerase I, which gives rise to MNTVSEPVSPLPIRHVVLVDASGFIFRAFHAIKILNSPNGTPVNAVYGFITMLMKLLDDMQPDHIAIIFDSARKTFRNDLDPNYKANRSEPPDELVPQFGLVREATRAFNFDCIELNGFEADDLIATYTKEALAAGAEVTIVSSDKDLMQLVSDQVSMFDSIKNRRIGPDQVLEKFGVPPEKVVDVQSLAGDSTDNVPGVPGIGIKTAAQLIQEYGDLDTLLARASEIKQNKRRESLIEHADKARLSRELVRLRFDVPLPFPLEQLERRQPNMELLVNFLNEQGFKSILARIQSRSKGEQETGITSSPTPASDAPVTQDPETSPLPTKAQYELIQTVSALQGWIDEATRRGVVAVDCETTSLDQTRAELVGFSLSLESGRACYVPVGHVAPGSTSHQDLLSHDRSAALPERPEQIPLQQALDILGPLLTDPGVLKIGHNIKYDMVVFRRYGLNISPVDDTMLLSYVLEGGMHGHGMDELAEHFLGHMTIKFKDVTGTGKAQVTFDQVPLEKALEYAAEDADVTLRLHQVLKPRLISEHMTAVYETLERHLIPVLATMEQTGIKVDVSQLKQVSQEFSLRLRDLEQEIHRLAGKTFNVGSPKQLGEVMFDDLALGGGQKGKAGSYSTGVEVLESLAAQGHELPSRVLEWRHLEKLRSTYADALIRQINPDTNRVHTSYAMASAATGRLSSTDPNLQNIPIRTEEGRRIRRAFVAEPGWTLLSLDYSQIELRLLAHVADIPVLKKAFWEGQDIHALTASQVFGIPLEQMDPGIRRKAKAINFGIIYGISAFGLARQLSVEPGEAAAYIKTYFEQYPGIQDYMERTKQFCRQHGYVQTLFGRRCHVPGIHDKNPARRNFSERAAINAPLQGTAADILKRAMIRVPAALAEHGLAPLAKMLLTVHDELLFEVEEAAVEQTTAIIKQVMEAATLPALQLSIPLTVEAGHGPSWDKAH